The Pseudomonas sp. PDM14 genomic interval TGACTGATGAGGTAGTTGCGTGATGAGGGGGAATTCCCGTTGCCCGGCAGTCGCTTCGCGACCGGCCCCTGAGCGGCGGAAAGCAGCGCCATGAGCCAGTTCCGTTACACCGGGCGCGACGCCCAGGGTGGCAAGATCAGTGGCACTCTGCAGGGTGCCAATAGTGACGCCGTGGCCAGTGAACTGCTCGCTCAGCGCATCACCCCGTTGACCATTGAGGAGCAGGCGCAGCAGGCCGATGACGACGTGTTTGCCGCGCTCAAAGAGCGCCTGCGCCGCAAGAGCGTCGACCTCGAAGAACTGATCATCTTCTGCCGGCAGATGTACAGCCTGAGCAAGGCCGGTGTGCCGATCATCCGCGCCATCGGCGGCCTCGGCGAGTCCCATCGCAACCTGTATTTTCGTGAAGTATTGCAGGAGGTACGCAGCGACCTCGAGGGCGGCATGAGCATGGCCGTGGCGCTGCACGCACACCCGAAGGTATTCGGCACACTGTTCATCAGCATGATCAGCGTCGGCGAAAACACCGGCCAGCTCGACCAGGCCTTCCGTCAGCTCTCCGGCTATCTGGAGATGGAGCGCGAAACGCGCAAGCGCATCAAGCAGGCTACGCGCTACCCGATGTTCGTCATGCTGGCCATGGTGGTCGCGCTGGTGGTGATCAACCTGTTCGTCATCCCGGCGTTTGCCAAGGTCTTCGAGCAGTTCCATGCGCAGCTGCCGCTGCCGACCCGCATCCTCATCGGCACCTCGCAGTTCTTCCAGGAGTACTGGTGGCTGATGGGGCTGGTTGTTGCGGGCGCTATTTACGCCTTTATCCGCTGGAAGCAAACCGACGCCGGCGCGCTGAAGTGGGACCAGATAAAGCTGCGCTTTCCTATCGTCGGTGGTGTGTTCGAGCGCATCGCCCTGGCGCGTTTCACCCGCACCTTCGCGATGATGTACAAGGCCGGCGTGCCGCTGTTGCAGACGCTGTCGATCAACAGCGCCAGCGTCGGCAACCTGTATATCGGCCGGGCTATTCTGAGCATGCGTGAAGGCGTCGAGCGCGGTGAGGCGTTGACCAGTACGGCGTCTACCAGTGGCCTGTTCACACCGCTGGTGTTGCAGATGATGGCGGTTGGCGAGGAAACCGGCGCGCTGGATGACCTGTTCATCGAGGTCGCTGACTTCTATGAACAAGAAGTGGACTACGACCTCAAGCAACTGGCTGACGCTATCGAGCCGATCCTGATCGTGGCGATGGGCATCATGGTGCTGGTTCTGGCGCTGGGTGTGTTTCTGCCGATGTGGGAACTCGCGTCTGCCGCCAAAGGTGGTGCTTGAGAGCGGATTACGAGACGGACTACACGGTGCGCCGCGCGCGCATCGTTGGCTGGAGCGTAATTGGTGTAATTGGCTTGGGCCTGGTGCTGGCGCTTGGCTGGAAGATTGCGGAAGTCAGTGAGCAGCGGGCGATGAACGCTACCCGTGAGCACCTGGCGGCCAGTTTGAGCAGCTTTTCCGCGGAGCGGGTCGCCAAGGATCAAGCGCTGGACGAGGGATGGACGAAGCGCAATCCCTTCGTGCTCTTGCGGTGGCAGCAGAGTAACTACTGCGGCGAGCTGGCGATGGCCGAGAAGCCGCGTCGCGGTTGCTGGTACTGGCTGCCACAGCAAGGCTGGGTGCTGTACCGCACGCGCTTTGGTGACGAATGGGCAAAAGACGCGGGTGAATTGCAGGTCTATCGAGTAAGAGCGGTTCCCAGGGAAATGTCGATTGGCTCACAATTCATGGGTGCGGCTTTTGCCATGGAGCTAGAGGAAGTACCCCGCGCGGAGATAACCGCGGCGGGCTGGATTAGTCACTGAGGAAGAGCAATGAAGAACAGCAAAGGTTTTACCCTGATCGAACTGGTGGTGGTGATCGTCATCCTCGGCATTCTGGCCGCCGTGGCGCTGCCGCGCTTCATGAACGCCACGCAGGACGCCCATCGTGCTGCTGTCGAAGGTGCGGGCGGTGCGCTGGCTTCTGCCGTGGTGCTGGTGCGTTCGCAGTGGGAAATCAACCGCAGCAAGGGCGTGGCTACCCCTAATGCCAACGTGGCTGGTTTCGGCAACAACGATGTGGATGTCAACGACAGCGGCTGGCCGCTCGGCACTGGCGGTACGCTTGATTGCGTCGGGCTCTGGGGTGCGCTTCTGCAAGGCTCCGCGCCTACCGTGGCTGCATCCGGCACCGGCGTTGACTATCTTGCCACCAGCCCCGCCAGCAATTGCGTTTACACCTATCAGGCTGATGGTGCCAACGACACCATTACCTATGAGCCTACAACCGGTGTCGTGAACACCGTTTTCACTGAATAACTCCAGTCCAGAGGGCTTCAAAATGAAAAAACAACAAGGCGGTTTCACCCTGATCGAGCTGATCATGGTTATCGTGATTCTCGGGATTTTGGCGGCGTTTGCACTGCCGCGGTTTGCCAACCTCGGTGCTGATGCGCGGCGCTCGACCATTCAGGGCGTAGAAGGCTCCATGAAGTCAGCTTCCGCGATTGTGCATTCGGCATTCCTGGCTCGCGGCGGCACCTCGTCGACAACTACAGTTGCTGTAGAGGGTGCAAGCATCGCTGTTAGCAACGGCTACCCAGCGTCCTCGGCCGCCGGTATTGGTGACGCGGCGCAGTTGTCGGCCACTGAATTCGATATTACGCACACAGCAACCACAACGACCGTACAAGCGAAAGGTGCTGCTACAGCTGCTTCCTGCCAAGTTGTGTACACCGCAGCAACCGCTAGTACGATTCCCACTGTAGTTCCCACTACAGGGGGTTGTTAGTAGCCAATGCGCGGCTTCACCTTGGTCGAGTTGATCATGGTCATCGTGATCATCGGCATTCTCGCCGTGGTGGTGGGGCCGCGTTTCTTTGATAGGTCTGTGTTTGACCAGCGTCTGTATTACGAAGAGGCACTGTCTGCAGTGCGTTACGGACAGAAGCTCGCCGTAGCCAGTGGCTGTCCGATTCGGGCCCAGGTCAACAGTGCGGGCTATACCCTCACCTATGCGAGCGCTTGTGGCGCCATTGCTGCAGGCGGTGCGGTTGCTAATCCCATTGGGGGTGGCAACTACGCTACGACCAACTCACAGGGCGTCACTGTTGCGCCCGCTTTGGACGTGACCTTCAACTCTCTCGGCGCTGCCTCTGGCGCTGGCAACACTGCCAGCTTTGCCAGCGGAGCCTTTTCGATCAACGTCAACCTGGCCACCGGCTATATCGGGACCACACCATGAGCCGGCCCTTCGTTGTCAGTCATGGTTCGCCAGCGCGGCAACAAGGCATGACCCTGGTTGAGCTGGTGATTACCATCGTAATTGTTGGCATCGCCGCAGCGGCGATGTTCTCGGCCATGGCCGCGATCACCGGCCGCTCGGCCGACCCGATGCTGCGCCAGCAGAGTCTGGCGTTGGCTGAGGCTTATCTGGAAGCAATCACTACCCGTGCCTATATCGACCTGCCGGCCGCAGCACAAAACCTGCAGGCTGCGCAGGATATCAACGGCACGCCCATTCTTCCTGGTTACCAAGTCTCCGTAGCGGTTAATACTGGCGCTTCGGTAGGCGGGGTGGCCGCGACCAGCATCCGTGTCACCGTCGTGGACCCCACCGGGCAGCAACTGCTGCTCGATGGCTACAGGACGAACTACTGATGGCGTGCGTATTGGGCCCGTGCCCGCGTTGGCACCAGAGCGGAGTGGCTAAAAGGCGTGCCTGCCGGATACAAGGGTTTACCTTGGTTGAACTGGTGATGGTCATCGCTCTGGCAGGGTTGGT includes:
- a CDS encoding type II secretion system F family protein, with amino-acid sequence MSQFRYTGRDAQGGKISGTLQGANSDAVASELLAQRITPLTIEEQAQQADDDVFAALKERLRRKSVDLEELIIFCRQMYSLSKAGVPIIRAIGGLGESHRNLYFREVLQEVRSDLEGGMSMAVALHAHPKVFGTLFISMISVGENTGQLDQAFRQLSGYLEMERETRKRIKQATRYPMFVMLAMVVALVVINLFVIPAFAKVFEQFHAQLPLPTRILIGTSQFFQEYWWLMGLVVAGAIYAFIRWKQTDAGALKWDQIKLRFPIVGGVFERIALARFTRTFAMMYKAGVPLLQTLSINSASVGNLYIGRAILSMREGVERGEALTSTASTSGLFTPLVLQMMAVGEETGALDDLFIEVADFYEQEVDYDLKQLADAIEPILIVAMGIMVLVLALGVFLPMWELASAAKGGA
- a CDS encoding prepilin-type N-terminal cleavage/methylation domain-containing protein, which gives rise to MKNSKGFTLIELVVVIVILGILAAVALPRFMNATQDAHRAAVEGAGGALASAVVLVRSQWEINRSKGVATPNANVAGFGNNDVDVNDSGWPLGTGGTLDCVGLWGALLQGSAPTVAASGTGVDYLATSPASNCVYTYQADGANDTITYEPTTGVVNTVFTE
- a CDS encoding prepilin-type N-terminal cleavage/methylation domain-containing protein: MKKQQGGFTLIELIMVIVILGILAAFALPRFANLGADARRSTIQGVEGSMKSASAIVHSAFLARGGTSSTTTVAVEGASIAVSNGYPASSAAGIGDAAQLSATEFDITHTATTTTVQAKGAATAASCQVVYTAATASTIPTVVPTTGGC
- a CDS encoding Tfp pilus assembly protein FimT/FimU, translated to MRGFTLVELIMVIVIIGILAVVVGPRFFDRSVFDQRLYYEEALSAVRYGQKLAVASGCPIRAQVNSAGYTLTYASACGAIAAGGAVANPIGGGNYATTNSQGVTVAPALDVTFNSLGAASGAGNTASFASGAFSINVNLATGYIGTTP
- a CDS encoding prepilin-type N-terminal cleavage/methylation domain-containing protein, encoding MSRPFVVSHGSPARQQGMTLVELVITIVIVGIAAAAMFSAMAAITGRSADPMLRQQSLALAEAYLEAITTRAYIDLPAAAQNLQAAQDINGTPILPGYQVSVAVNTGASVGGVAATSIRVTVVDPTGQQLLLDGYRTNY